The following DNA comes from Musa acuminata AAA Group cultivar baxijiao chromosome BXJ1-4, Cavendish_Baxijiao_AAA, whole genome shotgun sequence.
GAGTCAATACCTCATCCACCGCGGCTGTGGCTCAGGTCCCGTTGGTGGCCCCACTCGTGGACCGAAAGGTGGAGCTGCTTCCCCGTCGCCAGCAGCTCCACCGCCTGCTTCGGCGTCAGGATGTCCGACAGCAGGGTCCTCGCCGTCTCCAGCCTAAGCCGATCTGCCGCCTCCACCAGACCCGCCATCGCCGCCGCATATGACCCCATCGCTGCCACCACCTCCGCGTCCCCGTCGTCGCCAATCTCACCGCGGGAGGTGTCGCTCCTTCGCCACCTCTGCCGCTCCTTGACGATCGGGAGCAGCGGCCGGTCGGCCAAGTTCTCCTGCAGCGTGGCCACCTGGGACGTGATCCTGTTCTCCTCCAGCAGCGTCGACCGGTGGAGCTCGTTGACGAGGACCAGCTGTGGCGCCGACAGCCCCACCAGCCCTTCGCCGTGGGAGGCGAAGGTGCGGCCGGCGAGGTTGTCGAGGTGGGCCTCGAGGCCGGCGGAGCTGAGGGAGTAGATGAGGCGGATGAACATGGAGGGGCGGCAGCCGCCGACCCAGAGGACGGCTTTCTCGAAGGAGTTACACCAGGGCGGGGCGAAGAAGGCGGGCCCGTCCTCCCGCAGCAGCCTCCGCCGCCGCTCGTAATACTCTTCGTAGTGCCGCACGCTCTTCTCAACTAGCTCCCGGAGCTCCATCTCGCTGCGGGCCCTGCTCCCATTCTGGCTCGATATGGCTTGGAGGAGCTCGTTCAGATCGGCTCCCTGGATTTGGAGCCACTCCTCGTAGCAAGCCAAGAATCGACACTCCATCGTCTCCGAGCTACAAGAAAACAAAACGAGGCTGATTAGTACTTATAGAGGGCGGGGGAGGGAGGAGGTAAAGGCAGAGGCAGAAGAACGGGATAGAGACTGTGAACCCGCGGCCGTCTGTGGGGCCAGAAGTTACGTCATGAAGTTAGCCAAGGCGTGAATCCGTCGAACAAGACAAGACGAGAGGCTTCGGACTTCGAGCTATCAGCCTTTTATCTCTTTGTTTGTTTCGCCGTCCTCTGTGTTCGAGTCCGTGCTTTCCTCCTTCCAGCTGGAGAGGCGGAGGAGGGGGTTTAGCGTCCCCTGTGGCTCACGAGGAACCCATGGTCGTAGCACGTCGATACCAACGAGGGAGATAGCCCACGTCAGAGCTCTCAGCGTGCCACATCGGTTGGGTCCGTGGCTGACTTGGCAGGGCTCGGTCGTGAGGGACGGCGGTTCCGCTACCCTAAACGGAGGCAAACGGCAAGGGAAAAGCCCGGGCCAGAATCGAGGGTGACGCTAACCGCGCCCGTCGGCGAGAGGTGGTCTGCTGCATGGTTCGTGACAGCAACACCTGTTGGTGCATGCCTCGGTTTTTTATCGGGATGCTTCTGGGCGTACCAACCAAAAAACTAAGCGTTGTAGTTTGGCTTCATCTACATCTGCTGCGACCGAACCGTAAAATCCCAGAAGAACCGATTAAAAGTGGTCACACTACGCAAACGAACAACTTTGCTTCTGTGGTACAGTCGAAGACGATCGAATATGGTAACAAAATTATTTACTTGCATTACGAAGGAAAACAGCAGCAGAGCAATGAACACATACGGGCATACACTACTGGTCTttgccaaaaacaaaaaaactatTGGTTCATTCTGGAACTCTCTCTCTTTTCTGTACAATATATATTTACACAAGGACCATATTTTGATTAAGGATGTACATCACAACAAACTACTGGGGAGATACGACTTCCAAGTTCCCAACAAGTACATGCAAGTCTCAGCAGATCTACTAATCACCTAATAACGAACGAATAACGTCATTTCACGGTGAGAACAACTTGCAAGTAACAATGGTGAAAAACCTTGCTGGTTCCAGCAAGGTCGAATTCCTTCGTGGCACACGGCATGATTCAAGGTAAGCCAAATGAACACACTACAAAAATTAGAGATCACATCATTAAGAGAATGCTTCCACAAAGCCTGGAAGTACTTGATCATGGAGAGGTAGAACCAGGAAGGATTGATGGTCTGAACCAGATTGCAGCACAAATGTTCGGGGCACCTTATTGATGACCAAGCAAATACTGAACATCTGGAGGAACTTTCCTCTGCTCCAATTTCAACGGCCCATGAAGCAATCAACGTTTTGGGATCAAAGAACCTACACATATAAGCCCAAGTACAGAGAAACAAATTAGTTGCGATACAATAAGCATAAGGTAAATAAACATGAAGGACAACAGAGGTGTATAAGAAATAACTGAGAAGGAAGAaggcagagaaaaaaaaaaaacaaggaaatCATCATTCCAACTATAGTTACTGTTAAATACACCAAAGACAAAAATAAATCTctcacctttttcattttgacacCCGAAATTAAAAAGGAAGAACAAAAGTAAAATAGACAAAAGAACCTCTTTAAATGTGTTCTTTTTAGTTTTTACGtatagattaaaaaaaagtaACTTGAACCGAGGAGACAGATGGAGAAAAAGCACAGTTAATCAACCACTCCTATAGAAGCAAGAATGAGCTGCCAAGCATATCCCATTTGGTAGAAGGACAACCCTGTTGTGGGAAGTCCCAGGTTCCTTGCCAAAATTTCTGGCAAAAGACCTGAGCATCTGGTTCGATCATTAAACCAAATGGAGAGGCACTCTCCTAAGGTACGGGAAATTTAAGTACCATGATATATTTCTAAAGAACTAATACTATCTTAAGCTTTTTCTTTGTTAAAGATATATGATGAACACTTACATCTCTATTTGTAGTCTTGTAGTGCTCATCTGTACAGTCTCATTGTTCCCAGCTATGATATTTCAAAGCTGTCTGACTTACTCATCACTGCAATTTACACTTGAGAGAACTACTGCCGAAGCTTTGAAGTTTTATCTGCCCCACCCTCCACCTGACCAAAGAGCTACTTCAGTCAGAGGAAAAAAAAGAACTATTCTAGCTACCAGATAGTGAAATGTATCTTGGAGTCTATAATGTACTCCAAAAAAGGTAACTGTCAATAATCTCATTGGTACTCTTAACAATTAAAAGTAAACCTCATTACTTATAGTATCTGAACACTTGTGTGAACATGATCTTGACATGGCATGGTGCCTAGAGTTCCAGCCATTAAAAAGCACCATTGTGCCAAGAAAAGGTTAATGAGACCAAGAAGCCATATGATATCTCCGCTTCCCCTGTCAGTTAGGTTCTGAGTTGTCATAACTTGACTAACACATCCAAGATATCTTTCAATTAGCAATATGTATATAGAACTCCTGCCAACCAGAATGCATCTCCTACATCTCCTCAAGGTAACATATATCTCCTGTTGCAAAATCTGATAATTCTATACAACAGACCCATCTCAATGTTGGGCAAAATCTTCACCCGTTTTTCTCCTCATCATTGCCTCTCAAGTCCGGTGGAAACCATCTTTAAAGATCAAACTCAGTGAATAACCAGAATCAAACAAATCACCTAGAAACATGTGCTGATTTGCAAAAGGCAGCCATAACGTCCTTGCTAGATAAAAATCAACAAATACGCTGAGGTAATAAAGTACACAAATGTTCATTCACAACTCTAGTATACGAAGAGTGGCTGACTTTTCTGAACACAGAAGCAACATTAATCTGAAAACTGTTTTGTAACTGGAGTTAGCTAATGAGCGCCAAATTCTTTTATAAACACTTTTAACTTGTATCTTTAGCTTCTGAATGGCTGCTGACTTCCAAAATGTGAGTTTAATTTAACATGAAGATATAACAAGACATGTTTCCCATGTCTAAATATCAGTGTCCatatactattttggatatctcATGGTCATTGAGATACTGAAAATAGTAACAAGATGCAATTGTATAGTTTTTGTTCATGTATGCCAGTTTATCTATCTCGTAACAGAACCCTGCTGAGGTTTAGCTGAGATACACCATATTttgtaattattttattttactatAATTAATTTTGCCTGTGCTTTTAAGGTTTTTGAGTTGTACATCCTACATCACTTACGGTAGTGACAAGTACACAGGATGGGCTATCACAAAAAGCATGCTACAGTAGTTTTTTCTATTTTCAATACTCTAATTTCACTTTTAAAATGCTACTGTGTCTTAACCATGACAAATCATCATCAATATTATCCCTGGAGTATGTAGATGTATCATTATTTCCACTGTGGAAACTATGGTCAAGGGAAATAATAGGTGTCCTATTCCATTTCCCACTTCTAGAACTTCACATCAAGCAATCCTAGGGCCTACCAATGTAAACTTTCACATTTGATGGGATATATAACCATGGGGGTATACCAGTAGGTCTCTCTGATCAACCATTCGTCAAATGTGCCTACAACATCATCAGCATGGCAACTAGCTAACATGGCTCGATTCCATTACAACTATGCATGACTAACATTAAATTGCAAATAGCAGCCATGCTGTCAGCATGTGCAGATGCTTACATTTGCAGAAAATGTTAGGCGCTTTGACAAAGACATTCCCACATTAGAGCCATACATGACATCATGTCTAATACGGCTCTTATATCGTTTGTCATGAGTAATCAAATGAGATAACTGACCCATTAATTTATTGAGCATGTACTACTTGCTCAAAGTGCTCAGGTTCAAGTTATCAAATTTTTATAAGTCACTACAAGTCTTTGGCCACTTTCAATGTGAGATTAAGTCGGATAGTATATAAcatgaaaatataatatattcaatTTGATACATGTATAGTGCATAATATATGTCTAACAAAATGTATACTTACTTCCGTACCACTGCCTAGAGGatcataggagaaaaagatcaaACTAAGATTTTTATTGAACAATTTTCAAATGCTGAATTATATCATCAAACTATCTCAAGTTTAATATAGAGATAGATGAACAGTTGACACTACAATCAGCAACACTGCTGAAAAGTACAAGTATATCTTCCAGGGAACTTCTGGGAAATGCCCAGGGCTTGAAACTTTGTATTAATAAATCCAAAGAAAAGTGAATTATTTTACAGATTTATTGATTATCAACCAATGTTAAAGAAGGCACAAAAAATGTGAAGGCTCTATTTGCAAGATTAACTTGCTCTAGAAAAGCAAGCAGTAATATTCTCCAAGTGGAATAGACCATTATCAATAGATAATTTATTCCAAACAAAACAATAAAAAGGGAACTTCCTGATAAACACTGCATTTCTTTTCTAGTAAAATCATGGAGCATATGATCCTAGATGCATTTCAATCTTGTTAGATTCAATCAACTTATAAGACTTTCCAAAAGCTTTTGCTTGAGATTTTTTAAACTAACACATGATAAGCAACTTTAGTTTCCTCAGTTTTTTGAACTAACACTGTTGGGCAAGAAGCAAAGCTATGAAACGGAAACTGCATAACAATATGAACCACATATGGCTGAAAAGAGGAGCATCAAAAGGCAGAGAAGCACTTACTTTTCCTTTTaccttttttattattacatgCTGGTGTTAGTTTTGAGAACGGGAGGCGACTCGTAAACAAGGTGTTTTAACCCGGGCTTGAGCTCCTTGTTGCAGAACTCTTCATACTCTTCTCCATCCCCAGCCTTTTTCTTTACCTCGACCACAACCATTGAAGGTGTGAGCTCGTATATGTCCACACCGATGGTCAATGGGCCCTTCTCACCCTCTCTCGTTCCTTCCAAGCTGATCCGGCAATCCTTCCTCCTAACCTTGAAGCTCACGACCTTTGCAATCTCCTCCAATTTCGATACGATGTCCGAAACGGGCTCCTTGGACAGGAACCTGGTCATCTCCCCTGTTTCTTCAAACAATCCGGAGAGGTCAAAGCCCCTGGAGAAAGATATGATATCGAATGCGTTAAGGCTCGGTGGCCTTGGCAGTGTCTGGAGCTGCTCATCGGAGAATGTTGCCGGGCAGGAAGCGACCGAGCAGTCCGATTCTGATCCTGATTCGTATGTCTCATCCGGCTTAGGTTCATCACTCTGCACTTCGTCATCTGCTGGATCATCGAAGCTATGTAATTGGTTGTCTTCGATATAGAATCGGACATGCCGGAACCCTTTCTTGAACCAGGGATTCTCCATGATCTCCGGGATGGTGATTCTGGTTTGGGGATTGACAtcgaggaggcggcggaggaggtgGACGAGGTCCTGCGAGAACCACCGGGGGCACCGGAAGGTGCCTTTGTAGATCTTCCGGTACATGGCCACGATGCTGCGGTCGTGGAAGGGGAGATAACCCGCCATGAGCACGAAGAGGATGACGCCACAGGACCAGACGTCGACCTTGGCGCCGTCGTAACCCCTGCGGGAGAGCACCTCGGGCGCGACGTAAGCCGGCGTGCCACAGAAGGTGTGGAAGAGCCCGTCGCCGCGCATCTGTTCGGCCACCGCAGACAGTCCGAAGTCGGAGACCTTGAGATCACCGTACTCATCGACGAGGAGGTTCTCCGGCTTGAGGTCTCGGTGGAAGACGCCACGGGCGTGGCAGAAAGCGACGGCCGAGATCAGCTGCTGGAAGTATCGGCGGGCGGTTTCCTCTAGTAGGCGGCCCTTGGAGACGCGGGAGAAGAGCTCGCCGCCGCGGACGTACTCCATCACGAAATAGATCTTGCTCCTGGTGGCCATGACCTCGAAGAGCTGGACGACATAGGGGTGGCGGACGCGGCGGAGGATGGCGATCTCGCGCTTGATGTGAGCAACGAGGCCACCCTTGAGGATCATCTCCTTGTCGAGGGCCTTGATGGCGACGAGCTCATTGGTGTTCACGTCGCGAGCGACGTAGACCTTCGCGAAGGTTCCGGCGCCGAGGAGCTTGCCCACCTCGAAGCGCCCCAGGAGGAGGCCACCGTCCTTCTTCCCCCTCTTCTCGTGCTCGCTCGTCGTCGTCGGGGCCG
Coding sequences within:
- the LOC135672035 gene encoding protein DOG1-like 3, encoding MECRFLACYEEWLQIQGADLNELLQAISSQNGSRARSEMELRELVEKSVRHYEEYYERRRRLLREDGPAFFAPPWCNSFEKAVLWVGGCRPSMFIRLIYSLSSAGLEAHLDNLAGRTFASHGEGLVGLSAPQLVLVNELHRSTLLEENRITSQVATLQENLADRPLLPIVKERQRWRRSDTSRGEIGDDGDAEVVAAMGSYAAAMAGLVEAADRLRLETARTLLSDILTPKQAVELLATGKQLHLSVHEWGHQRDLSHSRGG
- the LOC135644081 gene encoding CBL-interacting protein kinase 19-like, giving the protein MAETAPTTTSEHEKRGKKDGGLLLGRFEVGKLLGAGTFAKVYVARDVNTNELVAIKALDKEMILKGGLVAHIKREIAILRRVRHPYVVQLFEVMATRSKIYFVMEYVRGGELFSRVSKGRLLEETARRYFQQLISAVAFCHARGVFHRDLKPENLLVDEYGDLKVSDFGLSAVAEQMRGDGLFHTFCGTPAYVAPEVLSRRGYDGAKVDVWSCGVILFVLMAGYLPFHDRSIVAMYRKIYKGTFRCPRWFSQDLVHLLRRLLDVNPQTRITIPEIMENPWFKKGFRHVRFYIEDNQLHSFDDPADDEVQSDEPKPDETYESGSESDCSVASCPATFSDEQLQTLPRPPSLNAFDIISFSRGFDLSGLFEETGEMTRFLSKEPVSDIVSKLEEIAKVVSFKVRRKDCRISLEGTREGEKGPLTIGVDIYELTPSMVVVEVKKKAGDGEEYEEFCNKELKPGLKHLVYESPPVLKTNTSM